The following DNA comes from Neovison vison isolate M4711 chromosome 13, ASM_NN_V1, whole genome shotgun sequence.
acatatacaaGGTATCCAGtaaatttgaatttatattaataacaaataatttttagtgtaTGTCTCAATATTGCACAGGACATACTTACACTAATACATATATAAACTATAGTTACATAGTTGTTCTGAAATTCAATTGTAACTGGGACTCTTGCATCTAATGTGGTAATCCTATTACGTAATTTAAATCGCATTTGTAATTCGTCATTTACAATTCTGGCTTTCCTTGCATTATTGTCATACATCCTATGGAGAACACTAGCAAATATTAAGGGTGTCTATCTTGGAAAAAGTCATGTCTGCTGAGTGATACATTGTGCACATATAATGGGTGTCAGTTGACTCAAATAGAAATTGGGGTCCAGAATGATTAAGGGGGAAAAGAAGTGAGCAAGAAGCAAATGAAGTTTGTTTAGTGTGACAAATAAGCTGGAATTCAACAGGAGTactataagggtgcctgggtggctcagtgggttgtttgcctttgactcaggttatgatcccagaatcctgggactgagtcctccatctggctccttgctcagccaggagtctggttctccctctccctctgttgttcttgttctttctcaaataaataaataaataaaatcttattgtcaaataaataaataaaatcttaaaagaaaataacaaaggggTGCCATAAAGGAACACTCCTTATTTTTAATTAGGGCAAAATTAACACACATGCACGTACACGCACATACTCACACTTTAGCAGGCATGTACATGTGatatacagatttctttttcttggcttagaacatataaaaagaattcttgtATTGAATGTAAGGTCATCAGTTTTCATTCTCTATGTTGATATtgctctggaaaacaaaacaaaacaaacaaaccatgatGTTCTTAAAAATAGTATATCTATTCTCAGATGCAAAGTACTCAGTAAAAAAACTTATCTTCAGCTATACATTTTAGCTAGTGTTTCCAGAAATTTGAATCTGAACCCCACTGGCTTGAAGAGAAGCTGGGTACCCACAAGAAAGGACCCTGTGACACCATGGCAAGATTATATGGTAATGACATGCACTGTTTTTCCCCAGAGACACCATGACCATTTCTTCAGGTGAACAGCTGCTGGGAAATTGACATGTCTAAGTCATACCTGCTTCCTGGGGGCTACTTGCACCCAGGGATTGGTCCATAGGTGGCTAAAAACTCCCAGGTTTCTTTCCTTAGAGGTGGAGTGTACTGTCGCATTACAGTGCacttgctccctctgccccttctagAGTCCCTCCCTTTCACAGGCTCCTAAGAACACTTACTTGCATTGAAAATCCTGCACACGTTCTCAGAGCCCGTTTCCCAGGAAACCTGACCCCTAGAAGCACACCATTCTATAATCATTTAATGAGTCTCCCTTGGACCAATAAAAATTAGGaggtatagttttattttctcagcAACTGGTAATTTGAATGAAATTGCTTAAGGATATTTGTTCATCATGCTGTTTGACTCAGAGGAGTAACTGTGGGGTCTATCTCAATTATAAGCTTGAAATCATCAAACACCCTGCCTCGCCTTCTGATTTCTTTACAATCGGTATCTAACCATCCTTGAGATAGAGCCCTGGCTAACAGGAGCAAACACAACCTTGATTTACTTACTGCTGATTTACTTACTGAATAAAGGGATATCTGAGGCAGGAATAAAGggagaaataatgaaaacaacttccctctctccttcacagAAGACTGTCTTCTGCTGCTTGAGTTAAACATTGGCCCACTGTGGATACAAACACACTGGGTCGCCTTCTGTGGGCAGAAACAATGGAATGGGGCTGGCTCTTGGTGTTGGGGATATGTTGCTTTTCccaaggtgggggatgggattgtggtgcttaatattttctttaggcATTTAAGCAGTGTTCCACATTTGGCATTTCCTAGAGTTCCCAACTACTTCCTTGTGTGTTAAACTTCCACTGGACACTTAAAACTGGCTATCATGCAGATATTCCAAACTCAGCATGTTTGCAAATAAACTCAAGCCCTTTGCTGCTGATTGCCATCTTTGTTTATCTTgtattcttatctttaaaaaaaattagttaacaaattttaagattatttatttgagagagagagatagtgaaagagagcatgagcaggggacaggagccaaagagagggagaagcaggctcccattgagcaggaaacccaatgtgggctccatcccaggaccctgggatcatgacctgagctgaaggcagatgcttaactgactgagccacccaggcaacctatccttttgtttgtttgtttaagattctatttttctttccacactaCCCAGGGAGGGGTCAATGCAATGTTGTTTTGTGTTCCCATCATAACTTAAAGGGAAACTTTCACAGTGTCTGGAGCCCTTGATGTTCTGCAAATGACGGAGGATATCCTCACATTTCTTGCAGCAGGAACCCACTTAGGTGGCCCTAACCTTGACTTCCAAATGGAACAGTGTATCTACAAACGCAAAAGTGATGGTATCTACATCATAAATCTGAAGAGAACCTGGGAGAAGCTTCTGCTGGCAGCTTGGGTCATTATTGCCCTTGTAAACCCAGCTGATGTCAGTGTCATATCATCCAGGAATACTGGCCAGCAAACTGAGCTAAAGTTTGCAGCTGTTACTGGAGCCACTCCTATTGGGGGCCTCTTCACTCCTGGAAACTTCATGAACCAGATCCAAGCAGCCTTCTGGGAGCCCAGACTTCGGGTGGTTGCTGATCCCAGGGCTGACCACCAGCCTCTTACAGAGGCTTCTTATGTTAACCTGCTTACCATTTTTCTGTGTAACACAGACTCTCCTCTGCGCTATGCGGACGTCGCAATCCCTTGCAATAACAAGGGAGCTCACTCAGTGGGTCTGAGGTGGTGGATGCTGGCCAGGGAAGTTCTGTGCCTGCGTGATACTATTTCCCATGAACATCCACGGGAGGTTGTGCCTGTTCTCTACTTCTACAGAGATCCTGAGGAGATTGAAAAGGAAGAGCAGGCTGCTGCTTAAAAGGCTGTGACCAAGGAGGAATTTCAGGATGAATGGACTACTCCAGCTCCCAAGTTTACCGCTACTCAACCTGAATTCACAGAATGGTCTGAAGGCGttcaggtgccccccccccccgccccgtgcctATTTAGCAGTTCTCTACTGAAGACTAGAGAGCTCAGCTGGCCATTGAAGACTGGTCTGCAGCTCCCACTGCTTAGGCCACTGAATGGGTAGAAAAATCATTGAATGGTCTTAGCAGCTCTtgcacaaaagcaaacaaaatagaaataaggttgatagaaaataaacaggaatttttttaaaaaaaaaaggaagaaaaaagaaaaaaattatttttaggtaatttctGTACCAGTGTGGgttttgaactcacaaccctaagatcaaagGTCATGCTCTATCAGTTGAGCCATCCAAGGGccccttgtgttctctttcttggtTGCTAGTGCCTGTACTCATCCTGCCCCCCAAGTTGGAAATCTGGAACTTATTCTTAATCCTCTCCTCTCTCTATCGTTTTCCCAAATTCCATGCAATCAGTGGTCCAGTCTATTTACTCTCACTCCTCAATGTCTCTGAAATACATTGTTTCCAAGCTATCCTCAGAGCCATCATAAATTTTAGGACCTCATTCTTTCATGCTTTGACTGTTGAAAGAGCCTCTTGCTTGGTCAGTTTATCTATAGTGGCTTCCTTCTAACTCTTCTATCTAATTCTGTATTCCCTTGGTTTGGTATTGCAGGATAACATGGACCCTGAAGGCTGACTACTTATTCAAGTGATTTTCAAAATGTGATCCACAGAGACTGGAAGAAGTCTCCTTTCACTTTAGAATCAAGCTAGATTTTAAGCTTGAAGAAAGGTATCCTCTGCTTTGGAGAGTTTGGAAACTTGTGATGCAATACTATTTGTATTTCCCCAAACACCCCCAAGTTGCTtcacaaatgttttcttttgtccaTTGGTCCTTTCTGTCTGGAGCAGTTTTCACTGCTTTTATAACTTGATATATTactgattatatttaaaaatgaggctTGGAAGCCACCTTGTCTTTGAAGGCTTCCTGAACTCAGTGGTAGAGCTCATCCGAGGCCACCACAGCTTTATCTTCTACCATTTGGAATTGAGAAAAAGTTCCTTTTTCCAACTCTGCAAATCCATGACTTTTtagattctattttcttttactccTACTTTAAAATTGGCCAATTCCTTTctgagttgcttttttttttctgtaaaaatgtaCTAACTGCAACCTATAACAACTATCATAGACTAGCTCCATTTTCTAACCTCTTCCATTTGAATTATAAGTTCATTAAGCACATGATCTGACTTCTGAGTTATGGCAAACAATGGTTTTATAAGACATTTTGCTACTGTATTATGTAGTTTGTGACCTTTTTGGCCTCCAATAATAATTTTCTCATAAACATGCTGCCTGACACCTAAGTCTATACCACATATTATAAATTCTTCATGATGTCCCCAATTCTGATACTAATATTTTGTATGTTAGATTCACATGATAGATTAGGTTTTACTGTGGTAATAGCTCCAGAAAATCATGGTTTAAAGaagcaaatttttcttttctttatcttcatggGACATGTCTATAAGTGGTTGAGTCTCTATATTGTCACTTCTGTCTCCAGACCAACAGGAATGTGCCATCTGGAGTGTGGACGGTTTCTGTGGCAGGGTGCAAGAGTCCATGGTAAATCTTAGTCCTTAAATCTTCTGCCCAGCAATGACACACATAACTTCTGCTCACACTTTGGTGGTCAAACATGTGATGTGTCCACATCTCATGAGTTGCAAGGTAGTGGAAATAAGGTCCTGTCTCTGGAATGGGGAATATACGATGTTCTGAACTCATGGCCACCATGGTACAGTTCACTGAACCTTGGAAATATGCAAGAATTTAGCAATTCatgtattttctgctttttaaaaaaagtttttgtttttaaataatctgtatatccaatatggggcttaaactcacaatcatgaaatcaagagttgcatgctctgtcaattgagccagccaggcaccccttgtatattttattttcagaagaccTTTAATTGTTAGATTATTCTTTATTCACTTTAAATTATATTTGGAACTCATTTATCCTGTTTCTAGTTTGTCTAGCTTTATCATTAGCCCTTTAACAAACATGTTTATGCATATTTTTCTGTCAACATTAAGAAGTAATGAGAGCTCCCATACATTGCCAGAGGGAATGTTTAGCtgtttagaaaacagtttggcagttcctaaAAGTGATAAATAGAGTttccacatgacccagcaattatacttGAAGGTAACTGACTAAGATTTGAATACATGTGTCCACATAAAAATGTGCATACAAATATTCAGggaagcattattcataatgtcccaaaagtggaaacaacctgaaAGTCCATGAAGACatggaagaataaacaaaatgtggtctgtcAATATGATGGATTATTAATTCAGccttagaaagaaatgaaatactgatacatgtTACAATATGCTGAACTTCAAAACATTAACCAGAAATAATGAACATACTGAGCATAATGAAATAACCAGTCATGATGGAccatattttatatgattccatttatattaaatgtttaGAATAGGCAAATATATGcagacaaaaagtagattagtggttgagAAGGGCTTGGGGAGATGTGGGTAGGGAAAGTGATTGTAAGTGTGTATGGTATTCTTTATGCatcaatgaaaatgttctgggatTAGATAGTGGTGGTTACACATCtctgtaaatataataaaaaccattGGATTGTatgctttgtttatttatttttaattaattatttttttaaaagtaggctccttgcccagagtggggcttgaacttataaacctgagatcaagagctgctaTGGTCTAtggactgagacagccaggcatcccttgatTACAAACTTTattggtatatgaattatatcttaataaagccaTTATTTAGAGAAAAAGGTAATCTGATGTGTAGTCTTCATATCCTGAGCAAGATGAGACTGTTAATGCATTTCCAGGCACCTCCTGTCCCCATCCTTGGGTTTATTTAAGGGACTTTTATTTAAGGGACTTTTCACTTCTACTGGTCCTGACCTACATTATCCTTCTAAATTCATAGGTCTGCAATGGGAATAATGGGGCATCTATCATACAGGTGTAGGATTTTAAATCTGCTCCATAACCAGTGATACCCACTTTCAAGATACTGTTTGTGAGAACATATtgagaaaccaaagcaagaatgACAATTGTAGAATCATTTCTGTGGACGTATTCCTTAAAGCCAGGATTCATCTGAGCAAATGCCAAATGCTAACTCTGTAGTTGTGTACACAtattacaaaagaggaaaaacatcCTCTGTGATTCTAAACAGAGTAGAGGGGAAATATGGAGAGGAGAATATGTTGTTTGAAAAATCATATTTCAGCTTACCAttgctttcatttgttttcagtcATAGTATTCATTTAGATGTCCTAGATAAATCAAAGGAGGGCATGGGTTATTTCTGTTTGTCCAAAGGGCTCATGGGTCAAACTATTTTACAATTGCATTTGGTCTATTGTGCGTGTACCTACAAATGTGTTTAATGTATAAATGTTCTGCTCTCTGGCTAGATCACATCTCCAGTGCACAGGAGGTCATGTCTTCCATGTCTTCCACAGGGGGTCCTGGAAAGCATGGTATATATTCATGACACAGCCTTGGCTTCTTCAATTGTAAATGCTGGATAATGGCTATCTCTTACAATCACCAGCAATACGggtgaatttaaataagaatattCAAGAGGATGTGAACAAAAACCATGAGGTTAGTCCTGAGATTTTCAGTGGTGAATCTTCACTGAGAAGAAACAAGTGAGGAGGAGAGATTTAGGATTTGGTTGTGGGGACTCCTGCTGTAAGCCATTCACTGCACACTTCACCTGCAGGTGTGGCAAGGCACACAGGTTTATGGAGGAACAGCGAGCATGGAACAAGCGAGTGTCCAGATCTACAATGAATGGTAGCATCTCCATACCCCTCATGGGTTAGCTTGCTGAGTAACATGAACTCAGCCCTCAGCGGCAGAGACAGCCACAACCATTGTGGCCACGTGGTCCTGAACTATGTGGGTGTTGCTCCCTGTCCTGGGATTCTCCTCACTTCCCAGTTTTGAAGAAAGCTGTGGCTGAGCCCACCGCAACCAGTTCAAGTAAAGGCTCAGGATGACAAGGATCAAGGTGAATTTGGGCCTGTGTTAAGAGCTTTCTTGCAGGTCTGTTCATTGGCTATAGTGAATAAGTAAACCTTAAAAGTTTATATTGTCATAAAAATATGACACCTgctacatttgaatttcagataagtgATAAATAATGTTTTGGTCTAAGTATATCCCAAATACCTCACATTTAGCTGAGTGTCCTATATTTTATCTGACAACCCTAATTGCTGGTATTTCAACCTCAGAGATAGCATGCAATCATAGAGTTAAGTGGAACTTTTAAGGTTTACTTATTCACTGCATTACATTAGTTAAAACATATCTGAACTGCTCTTATCAAGATTAGATCCTACCTCTCTTAAagaatgagtgaaataagtcaagaagagagagtcaattatcatatggtttcacttatttgtggagcataacaaatagcatggaggacaaggggtgttagagaggagtagggaatttgggtaaattggaaggggaggtgaaccatgagagactatggactctgaaaaacaatcaaaggggtttgaagtggcggggggggtgggaggttggggtaccaggtggtgggtattatagagggcacggcttgcatggagcactgggtgtggtgaaaaaataatgaatactgtttttctgaaaataaataaataaataataattaaaaaaaaaaaagaactcctttaCTTCAAAGAAATTCTAGCATCTATTCTAAATCCACTCTTGAGGTTTCTTTAATCCATGTGCCTGTGTGgtgaatgtgtgtatgtgcaagTGTATGTGTTTGCCTGTGTGTGCTCATGCAcgtgtgtgcatatgcacactagggcatgtgtgtgtatgtttgatcACATCTGTATGGCTGGTCTTTGCATCCCTCTGTAGAATAAAGAAGCATATGCCTGTAGACCCGGATTAGGCCCTATGTCAGACTTGACTTCTGTCATTTGTGAGCTCTGGAATTACCGGTGAGTCATAAGGCCCAGCAGAATAGGACACTTTGTAACAGTTATAGAGAATAGAAGATCTTAACAAAGACCTATTTATTCCAAACTCTCAGGCAAGatctcttcaaaaagaaaaatgaaaggcagGATGAATAAAATATGCCAAATGATACTTTTAAAGGTAGAATCATGTTTCTCGCACCTTAG
Coding sequences within:
- the LOC122893282 gene encoding 40S ribosomal protein SA-like, which produces MTEDILTFLAAGTHLGGPNLDFQMEQCIYKRKSDGIYIINLKRTWEKLLLAAWVIIALVNPADVSVISSRNTGQQTELKFAAVTGATPIGGLFTPGNFMNQIQAAFWEPRLRVVADPRADHQPLTEASYVNLLTIFLCNTDSPLRYADVAIPCNNKGAHSVGLRWWMLAREVLCLRDTISHEHPREVVPVLYFYRDPEEIEKEEQAAA